One genomic window of Carassius auratus strain Wakin chromosome 14, ASM336829v1, whole genome shotgun sequence includes the following:
- the LOC113114387 gene encoding limbin-like isoform X2, with translation MLNASACEHVLRMEMFVWSALLLIARALVINAALSNDHQEESQRRKVIRRRISSLQQYPEDAISGHAPYTLFGQWAGKRSTRHASQRSETKPSAFGVSFHKCAQVDSGGSVSAQVQVRLEVSNPQEGRDLSQLCIRDSVSGVTLLQTNGSVQERGFQTFSTDSLRAGSQYVVLYRMSAKGNGDSQLSTEILSLPAFLTFSNATQNDIHLFGPVIANFTVRVNPTEQAGADRSLLLVGFTVSFLLTLLLLCLAVVSVKYLQRSTHTRHTINEEAGPCECDITAAANEEAAFEDKFVDIVMLEDPQNMIPVLDSLQMSSVLRAAVCV, from the exons ATGTTAAATGCGTCGGCTTGTGAACACGTTCTGCGTATGGAGATGTTTGTATGGAGCGCGTTGTTGCTTATCGCTCGAGCTCTTGTAATCAATGCAGCATTATCTAATGATCATCAGGAGGAATCACAGCGCAGAAAAG taaTCAGGCGAAGAATCAGTTCTTTACAGCAGTACCCAGAGGACGCCATCTCAGGCCACGCCCCCTACACCTTATTTGGTCAGTGGGCGGGGAAGAGAAGCACCAGACACGCTTCACAGCGG AGCGAGACAAAGCCTTCAGCGTTTGGAGTCTCCTTCCATAAGTGTGCTCAG gtggACTCGGGGGGCAGTGTGTCTGCGCAGGTGCAGGTGCGTCTGGAGGTCAGTAATCCACAGGAGGGTCGTGACCTTTCGCAGCTCTGCATCCGTGACTCTGTGTCTGGGGTTACTCTGCTGCAGACCAATGGCAGCGTCCAGGAGAGAGGCTTCCAGACcttcagcacagactcactgcgTG ctggcTCTCAGTATGTGGTTTTGTACAGGATGAGTGCGAAAGGAAACGGAGACTCTCAACTCTCAACAGAGATTCTCAGTCTCCCTGCGTTTCTGACCTTCTCCAACGCCACTCAG AATGACATTCATCTGTTTGGTCCAGTCATCGCCAATTTCACTGTGAGGGTAAACCCAACTGAACAG gctGGTGCGGATCGCTCTCTTCTCCTCGTGGGGTTCACCGTCTCGTTCCTCCTGACTCTTCTGTTGCTGTGTCTGGCTGTGGTCAGTGTGAAGTACCTGCAGCGCAGCACACACACG AGACACACCATCAATGAAGAGGCGGGGCCATGCGAGTGTGACATCActgctgcagccaatgaggaggCAGCGTTTGAAGATAAGTTTGTGGATATTGTGATGTTGGAAGATCCACAAAACATGATTCCAGTGcttgacag tctgcAGATGTCGAGTGTGTTGCGTGcggcggtgtgtgtgtga
- the LOC113114387 gene encoding limbin-like isoform X1, translating to MLNASACEHVLRMEMFVWSALLLIARALVINAALSNDHQEESQRRKVIRRRISSLQQYPEDAISGHAPYTLFGQWAGKRSTRHASQRSETKPSAFGVSFHKCAQVDSGGSVSAQVQVRLEVSNPQEGRDLSQLCIRDSVSGVTLLQTNGSVQERGFQTFSTDSLRAGSQYVVLYRMSAKGNGDSQLSTEILSLPAFLTFSNATQNDIHLFGPVIANFTVRVNPTEQAGADRSLLLVGFTVSFLLTLLLLCLAVVSVKYLQRSTHTRHTINEEAGPCECDITAAANEEAAFEDKFVDIVMLEDPQNMIPVLDRCVCVCVYRIIYPGGKLNLNTHRLMRIKMRSPWIPKLVNHTE from the exons ATGTTAAATGCGTCGGCTTGTGAACACGTTCTGCGTATGGAGATGTTTGTATGGAGCGCGTTGTTGCTTATCGCTCGAGCTCTTGTAATCAATGCAGCATTATCTAATGATCATCAGGAGGAATCACAGCGCAGAAAAG taaTCAGGCGAAGAATCAGTTCTTTACAGCAGTACCCAGAGGACGCCATCTCAGGCCACGCCCCCTACACCTTATTTGGTCAGTGGGCGGGGAAGAGAAGCACCAGACACGCTTCACAGCGG AGCGAGACAAAGCCTTCAGCGTTTGGAGTCTCCTTCCATAAGTGTGCTCAG gtggACTCGGGGGGCAGTGTGTCTGCGCAGGTGCAGGTGCGTCTGGAGGTCAGTAATCCACAGGAGGGTCGTGACCTTTCGCAGCTCTGCATCCGTGACTCTGTGTCTGGGGTTACTCTGCTGCAGACCAATGGCAGCGTCCAGGAGAGAGGCTTCCAGACcttcagcacagactcactgcgTG ctggcTCTCAGTATGTGGTTTTGTACAGGATGAGTGCGAAAGGAAACGGAGACTCTCAACTCTCAACAGAGATTCTCAGTCTCCCTGCGTTTCTGACCTTCTCCAACGCCACTCAG AATGACATTCATCTGTTTGGTCCAGTCATCGCCAATTTCACTGTGAGGGTAAACCCAACTGAACAG gctGGTGCGGATCGCTCTCTTCTCCTCGTGGGGTTCACCGTCTCGTTCCTCCTGACTCTTCTGTTGCTGTGTCTGGCTGTGGTCAGTGTGAAGTACCTGCAGCGCAGCACACACACG AGACACACCATCAATGAAGAGGCGGGGCCATGCGAGTGTGACATCActgctgcagccaatgaggaggCAGCGTTTGAAGATAAGTTTGTGGATATTGTGATGTTGGAAGATCCACAAAACATGATTCCAGTGcttgacaggtgtgtgtgtgtgtgtgtgtataggattATATATCCTGGTGGAAAactaaacctgaatacacacagactcatgagGATTAAAATGAGGTCACCATGGATACCAAAGCttgtaaatcatacagaatga
- the LOC113114421 gene encoding amyloid-beta A4 precursor protein-binding family B member 2-like isoform X1 has product MADRRSVGPVAGSSSQISSDVPLRVEFPTPKTDLQHSFHVLYLGMTTVLRPIGMDMINGAIDSLMSSAEKEDWTPVLLNVADATITVIKEKEEEEEVIVECRVRFLSFMGVGRDVHTFAFIMDTGNQHFQCHVFWCEPHAGSVSEAVQSACVLRYQKCLGKPDSLTPPPSDSVTRRVTSSVKRGVQSIIDTLKKKPAPEVPNQ; this is encoded by the exons ATGGCTGATCGCAGGAGCGTCGGCCCTGTTGCTGGCTCCTCGTCTCAGATCAGCTCTGATGTTCCTCTGAGAG TAGAGTTTCCAACACCAAAGACTGACCTGCAACACAGTTTCCACGTGCTTTACCTGGGAATGACGACAGTACTGCGACCTATAG GAATGGACATGATAAATGGTGCGATAGACAGTCTGATGTCCTCTGCAGAGAAAGAGGACTGGACCCCCGTCCTGCTCAATGTCGCTGACGCCACAATTACTGTCATCAAAGAAAAG gaagaagaggaggaagtcATAGTGGAGTGCCGCGTGCGCTTCCTGTCCTTCATGGGCGTGGGGCGTGATGTCCATACGTTTGCGTTCATCATGGACACGGGAAACCAGCACTTCCAGTGTCACGTGTTCTGGTGCGAACCCCATGCGGGAAGCGTGTCGGAGGCCGTGCAGTCGGCCTGTGTG ttGCGGTATCAGAAGTGTTTAGGGAAGCCTGACTCCTTGACTCCGCCCCCTTCTGACTCCGTCACCCGCCGTGTAACGTCCAGCGTCAAGCGCGGCGTCCAATCAATCATAGACACTCTGAAAAAGAAGCCCGCCCCTGAGGTTCCCAACCAATGA
- the LOC113114421 gene encoding amyloid-beta A4 precursor protein-binding family B member 2-like isoform X2 — MADRRSVGPVAGSSSQISSDVPLREFPTPKTDLQHSFHVLYLGMTTVLRPIGMDMINGAIDSLMSSAEKEDWTPVLLNVADATITVIKEKEEEEEVIVECRVRFLSFMGVGRDVHTFAFIMDTGNQHFQCHVFWCEPHAGSVSEAVQSACVLRYQKCLGKPDSLTPPPSDSVTRRVTSSVKRGVQSIIDTLKKKPAPEVPNQ; from the exons ATGGCTGATCGCAGGAGCGTCGGCCCTGTTGCTGGCTCCTCGTCTCAGATCAGCTCTGATGTTCCTCTGAGAG AGTTTCCAACACCAAAGACTGACCTGCAACACAGTTTCCACGTGCTTTACCTGGGAATGACGACAGTACTGCGACCTATAG GAATGGACATGATAAATGGTGCGATAGACAGTCTGATGTCCTCTGCAGAGAAAGAGGACTGGACCCCCGTCCTGCTCAATGTCGCTGACGCCACAATTACTGTCATCAAAGAAAAG gaagaagaggaggaagtcATAGTGGAGTGCCGCGTGCGCTTCCTGTCCTTCATGGGCGTGGGGCGTGATGTCCATACGTTTGCGTTCATCATGGACACGGGAAACCAGCACTTCCAGTGTCACGTGTTCTGGTGCGAACCCCATGCGGGAAGCGTGTCGGAGGCCGTGCAGTCGGCCTGTGTG ttGCGGTATCAGAAGTGTTTAGGGAAGCCTGACTCCTTGACTCCGCCCCCTTCTGACTCCGTCACCCGCCGTGTAACGTCCAGCGTCAAGCGCGGCGTCCAATCAATCATAGACACTCTGAAAAAGAAGCCCGCCCCTGAGGTTCCCAACCAATGA